A stretch of Fusarium fujikuroi IMI 58289 draft genome, chromosome FFUJ_chr10 DNA encodes these proteins:
- a CDS encoding putative NADH cytb-reductase, whose product MEEYSIKQVAEHNSPKDAWLIIHGQVYDVTKYLADHPGGADVLTEAAGTDASQDFDNAGHSEDAFEIMKDCCVGKIQGFEKKKPKLKPVAPVETVKAQTRGLRSVSTLFNIGFIVCAGAGAYYITRRQGLAVPDWLLSSLRSDSSGSSFIKGILVGGGSLATFNAVAAQRFTSLAMKSKPFTSYPAHMKIPKRAEEDTLLQRGLLDPVTYSPLPLKRKTLVTPNVYRLTFSLPATSTVLGLPIGQHVTIKADVDGESVARSYTPVSNNSDLGVLELVIKVYPDGKLTSGYLAKLEVGNEVLFRGPKGAMKYQPNLCKKIGMIAGGTGITPMFQVIRAICEHDRDTTEISLIYANRTEEDILLREELDRFARRYPKNFKVYYLLDQPPADWKFGSGYVTGELMKEKLPSPRMDSKVFLCGPPGMVNASKKALVELGFEQPGASAKMSDQIFAF is encoded by the exons ATGGAGGAATACTCGATTAAGCAAGTCGCTGAGCATAACAGCCCCAAGGATGCATGGTTAATCATCCATGGCCAAG TCTACGACGTCACGAAATATCTGGCAGATCATCCTGGCGGTGCCGATGTCCTCACAGAGGCAGCTGGTACTGATGCCAGCCAAGACTTTGACAACGCTGGACACTCAGAAGATGCCTTCGAGATCATGAAAGACTGCTGCGTTGGCAAGATTCAAGgcttcgagaagaagaagcccaagcttAAGCCAGTTGCACCTGTCGAGACAGTCAAGGCCCAGACTCGTGGGCTCCGATCAGTCTCAACATTGTTCAATATAGGCTTCATTGTCTGCGCTGGTGCGGGAGCTTACTACATTACTCGCCGTCAAGGACTCGCTGTACCAGATTGGCTGCTGTCATCTCTACGGAGTGACTCCAGTGGTTCAAGCTTTATCAAGGGCATCCTTGTCGGTGGCGGATCTCTTGCGACCTTCAATGCTGTCGCTGCACAGCGATTCACGAGTCTGGCGATGAAGAGCAAGCCCTTCACGAGTTATCCTGCCCACATGAAGATTCCCAAGCGAGCTGAGGAAGATACCTTGCTACAGCGCGGACTTTTAGATCCTGTCACATACTCGCCACTTCCCCTCAAGCGCAAGACTCTCGTTACGCCTAATGTGTACCGCTTGACATTCAGTCTTCCAGCTACGAGCACTGTTCTTGGGTTGCCGATTGGTCAGCACGTCACTATCAAAGCTGACGTTGATGGAGAGAGTGTCGCGCGATCATATACTCCAGTGTCCAACAATTCCGACCTTGGCGTTCTTGAATTAGTCATCAAAGTGTACCCAGATGGCAAGCTTACAAGCGGGTATCTGGCGAAGCTCGAGGTTGGCAATGAGGTCCTTTTCAGGGGACCGAAGGGAGCAATGAAGTACCAACCGAACCTTTGTAAGAAGATCGGCATGATCGCGGGTGGCACCGGTATCACCCCGATGTTCCAGGTTATTCGTGCTATCTGCGAGCATGACCGCGACACAACAGAGATCTCTCTTATCTATGCAAACAGAACAGAGGAGGACATCCTGCTTCGGGAAGAGTTGGATAGATTTGCCAGGAGATATCCCAAGAACTTCAAGGTCTATTACCTGCTGGATCAACCACCAGCGGATTGGAAGTTTGGGTCTGGGTATGTGACTGGggagttgatgaaggagaagcttcCCTCACCGAGAATGGATTCCAAGGTATTCCTTTGTGGTCCACCTGGAATGGTCAACGCATCAAAAAAGGCACTTGTTGAACTGGGCTTTGAACAGCCTGGGGCATCTGCGAAGATGTCAGACCAGATATTTGCATTTTGA